A DNA window from Labrus mixtus chromosome 4, fLabMix1.1, whole genome shotgun sequence contains the following coding sequences:
- the LOC132973117 gene encoding zinc finger protein 3-like gives MSTIQTLRAFVNQRLTAAVEEIFELLESTILNYEEEILRQHRLLKDVSQRENNDKAVSPRQKLIEIKEEQHEAKNTLNQEDPEPSYIEEWSCQEGEQLQDEEEDHTTTKFTFTSVSDECEDDGEKSQSSQLYQRQTVDSRERESPTSSRSHTREKRFNCATCDKSFTQRKALVVHIRSHTGERPYSCSMCDKCFSQRKTLVVHMRRHTGERPFSCPFCEKSFSVNGTLTRHLRVHTGEKPYSCGVCGRNFSLLTRLKSHKCAGASSGK, from the exons ATGTCCACAATTCAAACTCTGAGAGCGTTTGTAAACCAGCGACTGACTGCGGCTGTAGAGGAGATCTTCGAGCTTTTGGAAAGTACCATATTAAACTACGAAGAAGAAATACTCCGTCAACACAGGCTGCTGAAGGACGTTTCTCAGCGTGAAAACAACGACAAAGCAG TTTCCCCTCGCCAAAAactgattgaaataaaagaagaacagCACGAGGCGAAGAACACTCTGAACCAGGAAGACCCAGAGCCGTCGTACATTGAAGAGTGGAGTTGTCAGGAGGGGGAGCAGCTTCAAGACGAAGAAGAGGATCATACCACCACCAAGTTCACATTCACGTCTGTCTCTGATGAGTGTGAAGATGATGGGGAGAAAAGTCAGTCCTCTCAGCTTTATCAAAGACAAACTGtggacagcagagagagagagagtccgaCCAGCAGCAGAAGTCACACCAGGGAGAAAAGATTCAACTGTGCCACATGTGACAAAAGCTTCACTCAGAGGAAGGCATTAGTTGTACACATAAGAAgccacacaggagagagaccGTACAGCTGCTCCATGTGTGACAAATGTTTCAGCCAGAGGAAGACGTTAGTCGTTCACATGAGAAggcacacaggagagagaccGTTCAGCTGCCCGTTTTGTGAAAAAAGTTTTAGTGTTAATGGAACGCTGACGAGACACCTAAGAGTTCATACCGGAGAGAAACCGTACAGCTGTGGTGTTTGTGGAAGGAACTTCAGTTTGCTGACACGCCTGAAAAGCCATAAGTGTGCAGGTGCGAGCAGCGGCAAGTAA
- the LOC132973605 gene encoding gastrula zinc finger protein XlCGF8.2DB-like: MGKDSDEGVCYGVSDQDNNPCDEAENSESDQKGEQRSRGPESDVNKVTGSSDSRTSGSENGDSDSNWEEPVKPQPTVKTKKNISVSAADKGCNSEKKSLRCSVCGKTLELKDCRQSSKLLWCSACAQRPKQSAKVITFKGSCSENKSFRGSVCEREFGYKVDAVRHIRIHTGEKPYRCSVCGKVFVQSQSLQSHTRTHTGEKPFSCSVCSKRFILRGGLARHMRVHTGEKPYSCADCNRRFRTSATLLKHIRTHTGEKPYCCPVCDKRFVQNGHVKQHMTLHTEEKSFMCPFLWEEIHQNVKCEKSRVCHREQQQYLKYSLE; encoded by the coding sequence ATGGGAAAAGATAGTGATGAGGGGGTGTGCTACGGAGTTTCAGATCAAGATAATAACCCGTGTGATGAAGCTGAGAATTCAGAGTCTGACCAAAAAGGTGAGCAGCGGAGCAGGGGACCGGAgtcagatgtaaacaaagtgacagGAAGCAGTGACAGCAGGACTTCAGGGAGTGAAAACGGTGACAGTGACAGCAACTGGGAGGAGCCCGTGAAACCTCAGCCAAcggtaaaaacaaagaaaaacataagcGTGTCCGCAGCTGATAAGGGATGCAACTCTGAAAAGAAGTCTCTCAGGTGTTCTGTCTGTGGCAAAACGTTGGAGCTGAAAGACTGTAGGCAGAGCAGCAAACTGTTGTGGTGCTCAGCTTGTGCTCAAAGACCCAAACAGAGTGCAAAAGTAATCACGTTTAAAGGAAGttgttcagaaaataaatcctttcGAGGTTCAGTTTGCGAGAGAGAATTTGGCTACAAAGTGGATGCTGTGCGTCATATCAGGATTCACACGGGGGAGAAACCATACAGATGCTCAGTGTGTGGAAAAGTGTTCGTTCAGAGCCAGTCTCTACAGTCTCATACAAGAACccacactggagagaaaccaTTCAGCTGCTCAGTCTGCTCAAAACGCTTCATTCTTAGGGGAGGTCTGGCTCGACACATGAGAGTTCACACGGGGGAGAAGCCGTACAGCTGTGCAGATTGTAACAGACGTTTCAGGACGAGTGCGACGTTGTTAAAACACATAAGGAcccacacaggagagaaaccctacTGCTGCCCAGTGTGTGATAAAAGGTTTGTACAAAACGGGCATGTGAAGCAACACATGACGCTCCACACGGAGGAGAAGTCATTCATGTGTCCTTTTTTGTGGGAGGAAATTCACCAGAATGTCAAATGTGAGAAATCACGAGTGTGTCACAGAGAGCAGCAACAGTACCTGAAATACAGtttggaatga